One region of Primulina tabacum isolate GXHZ01 chromosome 1, ASM2559414v2, whole genome shotgun sequence genomic DNA includes:
- the LOC142513191 gene encoding glutathione S-transferase T3-like, translating into MPLEVHVNRSSRILAKHESSVFTPPVVHRYSTPHTNVMSFTSPMLNEPATPTFVSETQFSDLSNADGSRKRSSWTKIEDEVLARSFVTINDDPIIGNDQKADAFWGHVASYYSENRPSGSNTRSANVIQSHWHNTIQKKVYRFNANYNSVYSLYRSGHSDEDILRFAYEKYRSENNGVAFNLEHVWRIVKYRPMFTPQSADHYVATKKTNTSDSGASNTSSNQEVSIDLDDEDTRPMGQKTAKKKRKDRVKSTIEDLTLNYNNIFAKFTDYTSVKKSEVNLKQKQLEVEEIKAKAALSRSEANNRRLKLKEYEILNKDTSQMTEEHLIIHECLCQDIRSRWNI; encoded by the exons ATGCCCCTCGAGGTCCATGTCAACCGATCCAGCCGAATATTGGCAAAACATGAGTCATCCGTATTCACGCCGCCGGTTGTTCATAGATATAGTACCCCGCACACAAATGTTATGTCTTTCACATCTCCAATGTTGAATGAACCTGCAACTCCGACTTTTGTCTCAGAGACGCAATTTTCCGATC TTTCAAATGCTGATGGTTCAAGAAAGCGTTCAAGTTGGACAAAGATTGAAGACGAGGTCTTAGCGAGAAGTTTTGTCACTATCAACGATGATCCAATAATCGGCAATGATCAAAAAGCGGATGCTTTTTGGGGACATGTTGCAAGCTACTACAGTGAGAATCGTCCCTCAGGTTCAAACACCAGAAGTGCAAATGTTATACAGTCACATTGGCACAATACAATCCAAAAGAAGGTATATCGATTCAACGCAAATTATAATAGTGTTTACAGTTTATATCGAAGTGGTCACAGTGACGAAGATATATTGAGATTTGCGTACGAAAAATATCGATCCGAAAACAATGGTGTTGCATTCAATCTCGAGCATGTGTGGAGAATTGTCAAATACCGTCCGATGTTTACTCCACAGTCCGCTGATCACTATGTGGCCACAAAGAAGACGAATACTTCAGACTCGGGAGCAAGCAACACCTCTTCTAACCAAGAGGTAAGCATAGACCTGGATGATGAAGATACCCGTCCAATGGGACAAAAGACagcaaaaaaaaagagaaaagatAGAGTCAAATCGACCATAGAAGATCTGACATTAAACTACAATAATATTTTCGCAAAGTTCACCGACTACACAAGCGTGAAGAAGTCCGAAGTCAATCTGAAACAAAAACAACTCGAAGTAGAGGAGATTAAGGCAAAAGCTGCCTTGTCCAGATCTGAAGCTAATAATCGACGCTTGAAATTGAAGGAGTACGAAATCTTGAACAAAGACACCTCGCAGATGACAGAGGAACACCTTATCATACATGAATGTCTATGCCAGGATATTAGGTCGAGATGGAATATCTAA